The proteins below are encoded in one region of Mangifera indica cultivar Alphonso unplaced genomic scaffold, CATAS_Mindica_2.1 Un_0004, whole genome shotgun sequence:
- the LOC123205398 gene encoding probable peroxygenase 5: MSSWPFSFFFFFFFMASSAFSAELAAYVPAEQDALQKHVSFFDRDHDGIIYLSETVEGMIAIGLNPSLAKASATLIHMVISPKTTEGKLPNLKLPIVVKNIAKGKHGSDSGTYDAQGRFVPAKFEEIFSKHAHAHNDSLTSNELMEMLKANRQPKDFQGWAASFAEWKVLYDLCKDKDGLLHKETVKAIYDGSLFYQLEEGKK; the protein is encoded by the exons ATGAGTTCCTGgcctttctcctttttcttcttcttcttcttcatggcTTCTTCTGCCTTTTCTGCAGAACTTGCAGCATACGTTCCAGCAGAACAAGATGCCCTACAGAAACACGTTTCTTTCTTCGATCGGGATCATGACGGGATAATTTATCTCTCGGAAACCGTTGAAG GCATGATAGCAATCGGTCTCAACCCATCGTTAGCCAAGGCTAGTGCCACGCTGATCCACATGGTAATCAGTCCTAAAACTACCGAG GGTAAATTGCCCAATCTTAAACTCCCAATCGTGGTTAAAAATATAGCGAAAGGCAAGCATGGCAGCGACTCGGGAACCTATGATGCTCAAGGAAG GTTTGTTCCtgcaaaatttgaagaaattttcagCAAGCATGCACATGCACACAATGACTCTTTAACATCGAATGAATTGATGGAAATGCTCAAGGCAAATAGACAACCTAAGGATTTCCAAGGATG GGCTGCAAGTTTCGCAGAATGGAAGGTCTTATACGATCTATGCAAAGATAAAGATGGATTGTTGCATAAAGAAACAGTAAAAGCTATTTATGATGGAAGCCTATTTTACCAATTAGAGGAGGGGAAAAAATAA
- the LOC123205402 gene encoding probable peroxygenase 5, producing MSFWAFSFLFFFFMVSYAFSAEVDEYVPAEQDALQRHVSFFDRDHDGIIYPWETVEGMIAIGLNPLLAKTSAAQIHMAISPKTIESKLPDLKLPIVVKNVVNAKHGSDTGTYDAQGRFVPEKFEEIFSKHAHAHSDSLTWDELMEMLKANRQPNDFQGWVASFAEWKPFYDLCKDNDGLLHKDKVRAIYDGSIFSQLEKGRK from the exons ATGAGTTTCTGGGCTTTCtcctttttattcttcttcttcatggtTTCTTACGCTTTTTCTGCAGAAGTTGATGAATATGTTCCAGCAGAACAAGACGCTCTGCAGAGACACGTTTCTTTCTTCGATCGGGATCATGACGGGATAATTTATCCTTGGGAAACCGTTGAAG GTATGATAGCAATCGGTCTCAACCCCTTGTTAGCCAAGACTAGTGCCGCTCAGATCCACATGGCAATCAGTCCTAAAACTATCGAg AGTAAATTGCCCGATCTTAAACTCCCAATTGTGGTTAAAAATGTCGTGAATGCCAAGCATGGTAGCGACACCGGAACCTATGATGCTCAAGGAAG gTTTGTTCCtgagaaatttgaagaaattttcagCAAGCATGCACATGCACACAGTGACTCTTTAACATGGGATGAATTAATGGAAATGCTCAAGGCTAACAGACAACCTAATGATTTCCAAGGATG GGTTGCAAGTTTTGCAGAATGGAAACCCTTTTACGATCTATGTAAAGATAACGATGGATTGTTGCACAAAGATAAAGTAAGAGCTATTTATGATGGAAGCATATTTTCCCAATTAGAGAAGGGGAGAAAATAA
- the LOC123205379 gene encoding plasmodesmata-located protein 6-like — MSSIPLLLLLLPILCLTFSLLPTSSSSAVDTLVFGGCSQLKYAQGSPYENSVNSMLTSLVNSATFTTYNNFTIPSSTSQDALYGLFQCRGDLNNADCGRCVANAVSQLGNTCANSCGGALQLDGCFVKYDNTTFLGVEDKTVLVNKCGPSIAYDSDALTRRDALLGFLAASDGSYKPYRVAGSGDVAGVAQCVGDLSASQCQDCLSDAIGRLKTDCGASKWGNMYLAKCYALYSKGGDQSNGGDDNDHDNNDNESEKTLAILIGAFAGVALLIVLLFFLIEVCDGEKDCADGK, encoded by the exons ATGTCTTCAATCCCTCtacttctccttcttcttcccATTCTTTGCCTCACTTTCTCTCTCCTCCCCACTTCATCTTCCTCCGCGGTCGACACTTTGGTCTTCGGCGGCTGCTCCCAGCTTAAATATGCCCAGGGCTCCCCCTACGAGAACAGCGTCAACTCGATGCTTACCTCCTTAGTCAACTCAGCCACCTTCACAACCTACAACAACTTCACAATCCCTTCCTCCACCTCACAAGATGCCCTCTACGGCCTCTTCCAATGCCGCGGCGACCTCAACAACGCCGACTGCGGCCGCTGTGTCGCCAACGCCGTCAGCCAACTGGGCAACACGTGTGCCAACTCGTGCGGCGGTGCGTTGCAGCTGGATGGCTGTTTCGTAAAGTACGATAATACGACGTTTTTAGGGGTGGAGGACAAGACCGTACTGGTGAACAAATGTGGGCCGTCGATTGCGTATGACTCTGACGCGTTGACTCGGCGTGATGCGTTGTTGGGTTTTTTGGCGGCGAGTGATGGGAGTTACAAGCCGTACAGAGTTGCCGGGTCGGGGGATGTGGCCGGTGTGGCGCAGTGCGTAGGAGATTTGAGTGCGAGCCAGTGTCAGGATTGTTTGTCAGACGCAATCGGACGGCTGAAAACTGACTGTGGGGCCTCCAAATGGGGTAACATGTACTTGGCCAAATGCTACGCGCTATACTCCAAAGGTGGAGATCAGTCGAACGGCGGTGACG ATAACGACCACGACAACAACGATAACGAAAGTGAGAAGACACTCGCAATATTAATTGGAGCCTTTGCTGGGGTTGCCCTTCTCATTgtccttctttttttcttgataGAAGTATGCGACGGAGAAAAAG ATTGTGCAGATGGAAAATGA